Proteins from a single region of Catenulispora acidiphila DSM 44928:
- a CDS encoding glucose 1-dehydrogenase, with translation MGKLDGRVVLITGAARGQGAEEARLFAAEGANVVVADVLEDLGAQVAKEIGDAARFVRLDVTDEAQWTAAADLAAAEFGKLDGLINNAGILRFNRLEKTSLEEYMQVVAVNQVGVFLGLHVCLPRIRAAGGGTVVNTASIDGLAGMAYLGSYVSTKFAVRGLTRVAALEAAPTVRVNCICPGGVHTPMVTDLLPSDSDPDAGYSGIPLKRVGTATEIAKAALFLTCDDSSYCTGADFVLDGGALAGIRFD, from the coding sequence ATGGGCAAGTTGGACGGGCGCGTGGTGCTGATCACCGGCGCCGCGCGCGGTCAGGGAGCCGAGGAGGCCCGGCTGTTCGCGGCCGAGGGGGCGAACGTCGTGGTCGCCGACGTGCTGGAGGACCTCGGCGCGCAGGTGGCCAAGGAGATCGGGGACGCGGCGCGCTTCGTGCGGCTCGACGTCACCGACGAGGCGCAGTGGACCGCCGCCGCGGACCTCGCCGCGGCCGAGTTCGGCAAGCTCGACGGTCTGATCAACAACGCCGGCATCCTGCGCTTCAACCGGCTCGAGAAGACCTCGCTCGAGGAGTACATGCAGGTGGTGGCGGTGAACCAGGTCGGGGTCTTCCTGGGGCTGCACGTGTGCCTGCCCCGGATCCGGGCGGCCGGCGGCGGCACCGTGGTGAACACCGCGAGCATCGACGGGCTCGCCGGCATGGCGTATCTGGGCTCTTATGTCTCCACCAAGTTCGCCGTCAGAGGCCTGACACGCGTCGCGGCCCTGGAAGCCGCGCCGACCGTCCGGGTGAACTGCATCTGCCCCGGCGGCGTCCACACCCCGATGGTGACCGACCTTCTGCCCTCGGACTCCGACCCCGACGCCGGCTACTCCGGCATCCCGCTCAAGCGCGTCGGCACGGCGACCGAGATCGCGAAGGCCGCGCTGTTCCTCACCTGCGACGACTCGTCCTACTGCACCGGCGCCGACTTCGTCCTCGACGGCGGAGCGCTGGCGGGCATCCGCTTCGACTAG
- a CDS encoding SigE family RNA polymerase sigma factor, producing the protein MDRGTEDFAAFYERHRDPCFRAVLAGVGDRHLAEELTAEAFARAWGHWRKVAGHPAPAAWVVRTALNTHVSWWRRRRREVAWDAAAVGAGAGAGVQTSGHGPADDDATVVDLAIRTALRKLPKRQREVVVLRVFLDLDTRGTAAALGIAPGTVQAHLHRALKALRTELEETHEREEIKR; encoded by the coding sequence GTGGACCGAGGAACCGAGGATTTCGCAGCCTTTTACGAACGCCACCGCGACCCGTGCTTCCGGGCCGTCCTGGCCGGCGTCGGCGACCGGCACCTGGCCGAGGAGCTGACCGCCGAGGCCTTCGCCCGGGCGTGGGGCCACTGGCGCAAGGTGGCCGGGCACCCGGCGCCGGCCGCGTGGGTGGTGCGCACCGCGCTGAACACGCACGTCTCCTGGTGGCGCCGGCGCCGCCGCGAGGTGGCGTGGGATGCGGCGGCGGTGGGCGCGGGTGCTGGTGCGGGTGTGCAGACGAGCGGGCACGGCCCGGCCGACGACGATGCGACAGTCGTCGACCTGGCCATCCGCACCGCCCTGCGCAAACTGCCCAAGCGCCAGCGCGAAGTAGTGGTGCTGCGGGTCTTCCTCGATCTGGACACCCGAGGTACCGCCGCAGCGCTCGGCATCGCCCCCGGCACCGTCCAGGCCCACCTCCACCGCGCGCTCAAGGCGCTGCGGACGGAGCTCGAAGAGACGCACGAGCGGGAGGAAATCAAGCGATGA
- a CDS encoding TIGR03619 family F420-dependent LLM class oxidoreductase — translation MKFWLSPAFCDTAHLTGLARAAEEYGFEGIAIPDHLFHPVELSSPYPYTPDGSRYWSKDTHWPEPWVAIAAMAAVTTRLRFTTNIYVAPARDLLTVANQLATAAYLSQGAPDGHHRVALGVGPGWSKDEFIATGQAFSRRGARLDEMLIALRQLWTGDVVEVSGPNYTLPACSITPTPNDPIPVYVGGISDIAIRRAAQNDGWIGIYHTVDETHSIMDRLRTAREQAGTLDRPFRAMLAVLAEPTPDLCEQLEEWGVTDLLGAPWMTNIKAMTAPGPSLAEMVEAMEGFAGRYMK, via the coding sequence ATGAAGTTCTGGCTCTCACCGGCGTTCTGCGACACCGCGCACCTCACCGGGCTCGCACGAGCCGCTGAGGAGTACGGATTCGAAGGGATCGCCATCCCGGACCACCTGTTCCATCCGGTCGAACTGTCCTCCCCCTACCCGTATACGCCGGACGGATCCCGGTATTGGTCGAAGGACACGCACTGGCCCGAGCCGTGGGTGGCGATCGCGGCGATGGCGGCGGTGACCACGCGGCTGCGGTTCACGACCAACATCTACGTGGCTCCGGCGCGCGACCTGCTGACCGTCGCCAACCAGCTGGCGACGGCGGCGTACCTCTCGCAGGGCGCGCCGGACGGACACCACCGCGTCGCGCTCGGCGTCGGACCGGGCTGGAGCAAGGACGAGTTCATCGCCACCGGCCAGGCCTTCTCCCGGCGCGGGGCACGGCTCGACGAGATGCTCATCGCGCTGCGCCAGCTGTGGACCGGCGACGTCGTCGAGGTCTCCGGACCGAACTACACACTGCCTGCCTGCTCGATCACGCCGACACCCAACGACCCGATCCCGGTCTACGTCGGCGGCATCTCCGACATCGCGATCCGGCGCGCCGCGCAGAACGACGGCTGGATCGGGATCTACCACACGGTCGACGAGACGCACTCGATCATGGACCGGCTCCGGACGGCCCGGGAGCAGGCCGGCACGCTGGACCGGCCGTTCCGCGCGATGCTCGCGGTACTGGCGGAGCCCACGCCCGACCTGTGCGAGCAGCTGGAGGAGTGGGGCGTCACGGACCTGCTGGGCGCCCCGTGGATGACGAACATCAAGGCCATGACCGCGCCGGGTCCCTCGCTGGCGGAGATGGTCGAGGCCATGGAGGGGTTCGCGGGGCGCTACATGAAGTAG
- a CDS encoding bifunctional FO biosynthesis protein CofGH, with translation MTMQPTANAMRRALHRAGEGVALSVEEAAVLLAARGADLDALCAVASRLRDQGLEAAGRPGVVTYSRKVFIPLTRLCRDRCHYCTFVTVPGRLDSLYLSPDEVLDIAAKGAALGCKEALFTLGDRPEDRWPQAKEWLDAHGYDSTLDYVRAMSIRVLEETGLLPHLNPGVLSWSDFQRLKPVAPSMGMMLETTATRLWSEPGGPHYGSPDKEPAVRQRVLEDAGRSSVPFTTGILIGIGETLEERADSLFAMRKVARTYRGIQEIIIQNFRAKPDTAMMNTPDADLEELAATIATARVVLGPSVRIQAPPNLVDAEYALMLRAGIDDWGGVSPLTADHVNPERPWPAIDELAAQSASAGFTLKERLTIYPEYVLHGEPWLDPRIMPHVRALADPETGMAVEGRIPTGIRWQEPDGGWDASSGRTDLHTAIDTEGRTEDRRSDFSDVYGDWDELREHASRTSVDHSAPERIDAAVKTALAAAERDPGNLSDTDALALIHADGPALDALAALADGLRRDAVGDEVTYIVNRNINFTNVCYTGCRFCAFAQRRTDADAYTLSVSEVGDRAAAAWQVGATEICMQGGIHPDLPGTAYFDLAAEIKRRVPELHLHAYSPMEIINGVSRTGMSIRDFLTAAKEAGVDSLPGTAAEILDDDVRWVLTKGKLPAAQWIEVITTAHQVGIPTTSTMMYGHVDNPAHWVGHLRVLARIQDETGGFTEFVPLPFVHSNAPVYLAGLARPGPTLRDNRAVHAMARIMLHGRIPNIQTSWVKLGTDNSRLMLAGGVNDMGGTLMEETISRMAGSEYGSAKGIAELEEICAPLGRPTRQRSTLYGQVPAERVQAAREADSQGLLRTMLPLA, from the coding sequence ATGACGATGCAGCCGACCGCCAATGCCATGCGCCGTGCCCTGCACCGGGCGGGTGAGGGAGTCGCGCTCAGCGTCGAGGAGGCGGCGGTCCTGCTCGCCGCGCGCGGCGCCGATCTGGACGCGCTGTGCGCCGTCGCCTCCCGCCTGCGGGATCAGGGCCTGGAGGCGGCTGGCCGTCCCGGAGTGGTCACCTACTCCCGCAAGGTCTTCATCCCCCTGACCCGGCTGTGCCGCGACCGGTGCCACTACTGCACCTTCGTGACCGTCCCCGGCCGCCTGGACTCCCTGTACCTGTCCCCCGACGAAGTGCTGGACATCGCGGCGAAGGGTGCGGCACTCGGCTGCAAGGAAGCCCTGTTCACGCTCGGCGACCGGCCCGAGGACCGCTGGCCGCAGGCGAAGGAGTGGCTGGACGCGCACGGCTACGACTCGACCCTGGACTACGTCCGGGCCATGTCGATCCGGGTGCTGGAGGAGACCGGACTGCTGCCGCACCTGAATCCCGGCGTCCTGTCCTGGTCCGACTTCCAGCGGCTCAAGCCGGTCGCTCCGTCGATGGGCATGATGCTGGAGACCACCGCCACCCGGCTGTGGTCGGAGCCGGGCGGCCCGCACTACGGCTCGCCGGACAAGGAGCCCGCGGTCCGGCAGCGCGTGCTGGAGGACGCCGGGCGCTCCTCGGTGCCGTTCACCACGGGCATCCTGATCGGGATCGGCGAGACGCTGGAGGAGCGCGCCGACTCGCTGTTCGCGATGCGGAAGGTCGCGCGGACCTATCGCGGCATCCAAGAGATCATCATCCAGAACTTCCGGGCGAAGCCGGACACGGCGATGATGAACACGCCCGACGCCGACCTGGAAGAGCTCGCCGCGACGATCGCCACCGCGCGCGTCGTCCTCGGCCCTTCGGTCCGGATCCAGGCGCCGCCGAATTTGGTGGACGCCGAGTACGCGCTGATGCTGCGGGCCGGGATCGACGACTGGGGCGGCGTCTCGCCGCTGACCGCCGACCACGTCAACCCCGAGCGTCCGTGGCCGGCCATCGACGAGCTGGCGGCGCAGTCCGCCTCGGCCGGTTTCACGCTGAAGGAACGGCTGACGATCTACCCCGAGTACGTGCTGCACGGCGAGCCGTGGCTGGACCCGCGGATCATGCCGCACGTCCGGGCGCTCGCCGATCCCGAGACCGGGATGGCCGTCGAGGGCCGCATCCCCACCGGAATCCGGTGGCAGGAGCCTGACGGCGGCTGGGACGCCTCCAGCGGACGCACCGACCTGCATACGGCGATCGACACCGAAGGCCGCACCGAGGACCGCCGCTCGGACTTCTCAGACGTCTACGGCGACTGGGACGAGCTGCGCGAGCACGCCTCGCGCACCTCCGTGGACCACAGCGCGCCCGAGCGCATCGACGCCGCGGTGAAGACGGCGCTCGCCGCCGCCGAGCGCGACCCCGGGAACCTCTCCGACACCGACGCGCTCGCGCTGATCCACGCCGACGGCCCGGCGCTGGACGCCCTGGCCGCGCTGGCCGACGGCCTGCGGCGGGACGCGGTCGGCGACGAGGTGACGTACATCGTCAACCGGAACATCAACTTCACCAACGTCTGCTACACCGGCTGCCGGTTCTGCGCCTTCGCTCAGCGGCGCACGGACGCCGACGCGTACACGCTGTCCGTCTCCGAGGTCGGCGACCGCGCGGCAGCGGCCTGGCAGGTCGGCGCCACCGAGATCTGCATGCAGGGCGGCATCCACCCGGACCTGCCCGGCACCGCCTACTTCGACCTGGCCGCCGAGATCAAGCGCCGGGTCCCCGAGCTGCACCTGCACGCCTACTCGCCGATGGAGATCATCAACGGCGTCTCCCGGACCGGCATGTCCATCCGGGACTTCCTCACCGCGGCCAAGGAGGCCGGCGTCGACTCGCTGCCGGGCACCGCCGCGGAGATCCTCGACGACGACGTGCGCTGGGTGCTGACCAAGGGCAAGCTGCCGGCCGCGCAGTGGATCGAGGTGATCACCACCGCGCACCAGGTCGGCATCCCGACCACGTCGACGATGATGTACGGGCACGTCGACAACCCCGCGCACTGGGTCGGGCACCTGCGGGTCCTGGCGCGCATCCAGGACGAGACCGGCGGGTTCACCGAGTTCGTGCCGCTGCCGTTCGTGCACTCCAACGCCCCGGTCTACCTCGCCGGCCTCGCGCGTCCCGGACCGACGCTGCGGGACAACCGCGCGGTCCACGCGATGGCCCGGATCATGCTGCACGGCCGTATCCCCAACATCCAGACGTCGTGGGTCAAGCTCGGCACGGACAACTCCCGGCTCATGCTCGCCGGCGGCGTCAACGACATGGGCGGCACGCTCATGGAGGAGACCATCTCCCGGATGGCCGGCTCGGAGTACGGCTCGGCGAAGGGCATCGCCGAACTCGAGGAGATCTGCGCTCCGCTCGGCCGTCCGACCCGGCAGCGCTCGACGCTGTACGGACAGGTGCCCGCAGAGCGCGTCCAGGCCGCTCGCGAGGCCGACTCCCAGGGTCTGCTGCGCACGATGCTGCCGCTGGCTTAG
- a CDS encoding LLM class F420-dependent oxidoreductase, translating into MRIGVTVFLTDQTIGPAELGRALAERGFQSYYAPEHTHIPVSRATPAPLGEPLPDYYSRTLDPFVTLATVAAAAPGIRVGTGICLAAQHDPLLLAKTTATVDLVTGGNFDLGVGFGWNKEEMADHGVDFGTRRDRVRETVLAMKELWSKEVASFHGDHVAFDPSWSWPKPAAGAIPVLIGGAAGPKLFRAVLDYADGWMPIGGRGLTQALPVLRAAAQEAGRDPDSLRVVPFGTEPTPGKMEHYQALGIEEIVFNVPSAPADQILPVLDDYARYVERE; encoded by the coding sequence TTGCGCATCGGCGTCACGGTCTTCCTGACCGACCAGACCATCGGTCCGGCCGAGCTCGGGCGCGCGCTCGCCGAGCGCGGCTTCCAGTCGTACTACGCCCCCGAACACACCCACATCCCGGTCAGCCGCGCCACTCCCGCGCCGCTGGGCGAGCCGCTGCCGGACTACTACTCCCGCACCCTCGATCCCTTCGTCACCTTGGCCACGGTCGCGGCCGCCGCCCCGGGCATCCGCGTCGGGACCGGCATCTGCCTGGCCGCCCAGCACGACCCGCTGCTGCTGGCCAAGACGACCGCGACCGTGGACCTGGTCACCGGCGGCAACTTCGACCTCGGCGTGGGCTTCGGCTGGAACAAGGAGGAGATGGCCGACCACGGCGTGGACTTCGGGACGCGGCGCGATCGGGTGCGCGAGACCGTGCTGGCGATGAAGGAGCTGTGGAGCAAGGAGGTCGCCTCCTTCCACGGCGACCACGTGGCCTTCGATCCCTCGTGGTCCTGGCCGAAGCCGGCGGCCGGCGCCATCCCGGTCCTGATCGGCGGCGCCGCCGGGCCGAAGCTGTTCCGGGCGGTGCTGGACTACGCCGACGGCTGGATGCCGATCGGCGGCCGCGGTCTGACGCAGGCGCTGCCCGTGCTGCGCGCCGCGGCGCAGGAAGCCGGCCGGGACCCCGACTCGCTGCGGGTCGTGCCGTTCGGGACCGAGCCGACGCCGGGCAAGATGGAGCACTACCAGGCGCTGGGCATCGAGGAGATTGTGTTCAACGTCCCATCGGCGCCCGCGGACCAGATCTTGCCGGTGCTCGACGACTACGCTCGCTATGTCGAACGGGAATAG
- a CDS encoding LCP family protein gives MSEKRKPGLIAGRVMAATLSVVVVLATGAVWFGNKQLTSGGHTTDSINQIKPGQQGYVAPHLGNDVNLLLIGLDSRKDMNGNDLPTSLVEGELHAGSSAIGYYNTNVLILMHIPANGGTVTAYSIPRDSDVERPGGPAAIPGLGTVQVPDMGKGKIKEAYGDAKNFADTKLAATGLKDKAKEEAESREVGREATIRAVQNLTGVHVDHLAEVNLLGFYDTVNAIGNIQVCLKAPAYDPIEDGAGTGLNLPAGVSTIDAATALQFVRQRFHLPNGDLDRTHRQQAFLASVTQKLKQEGILNDIGSMQKLLDVVKNDVVIDDGWSVLDFASQASNLTGGNAEFITLPTTGTVMIGTESALTVDPVAIKKTVTTAFTNDAAVAPPPTTASTAGSTPPPAPPSTTPTPQANISIENGTKTTGLALKVSGALFDAGIPVSKTGNGGNNVQHTTIRYGAGEEALAKQLQAKLGTKTAPTASSSVPKGSIVVTIGYDYKLPPAKTSTSTSTPKPGQPTSTSTSTSSDNSADSSGLSSGAAVDMSGSKNGIPCVY, from the coding sequence GTGTCTGAGAAGCGCAAGCCGGGCTTGATCGCCGGCCGGGTCATGGCCGCGACGCTGAGCGTGGTCGTGGTCCTGGCCACCGGCGCCGTCTGGTTCGGGAACAAGCAGCTCACCAGCGGCGGGCACACCACGGACTCGATCAACCAGATCAAGCCCGGCCAGCAGGGCTACGTCGCCCCGCACCTCGGCAACGACGTCAACCTGCTGCTGATCGGGCTGGACTCGCGCAAGGACATGAACGGCAACGATTTGCCGACGTCTCTGGTCGAGGGCGAGCTGCACGCCGGCTCCTCGGCCATCGGCTACTACAACACCAATGTCCTGATCCTCATGCACATCCCGGCCAACGGCGGCACGGTCACCGCGTACTCGATACCGCGCGACAGCGACGTCGAGCGCCCCGGCGGCCCGGCGGCCATCCCCGGCCTCGGTACGGTCCAGGTCCCGGACATGGGCAAGGGCAAGATCAAGGAGGCTTACGGCGACGCCAAGAACTTCGCCGACACCAAGCTCGCCGCCACCGGGTTGAAGGACAAGGCGAAGGAAGAGGCCGAGAGCCGCGAAGTCGGCCGCGAGGCGACCATCCGGGCCGTGCAGAACCTCACCGGCGTCCACGTCGACCACCTCGCCGAGGTCAACCTGCTCGGGTTCTACGACACCGTGAACGCGATCGGGAACATCCAGGTCTGCCTCAAGGCGCCGGCGTACGACCCGATCGAGGACGGCGCGGGCACCGGCCTCAACCTGCCCGCCGGCGTCTCGACCATCGACGCGGCGACCGCCCTGCAGTTCGTGCGCCAGCGCTTCCACCTGCCCAACGGCGACCTGGACCGCACGCACCGCCAGCAGGCGTTCCTGGCTTCGGTGACGCAGAAGCTGAAGCAGGAAGGCATCCTGAACGACATCGGCTCCATGCAGAAGCTCCTCGACGTGGTGAAGAACGATGTCGTCATCGACGACGGCTGGAGCGTGCTGGACTTCGCCTCCCAGGCCTCGAACCTGACCGGCGGCAACGCCGAGTTCATCACGCTGCCGACCACCGGGACCGTCATGATCGGTACGGAGAGCGCGCTGACCGTCGACCCGGTGGCGATCAAGAAGACGGTCACCACCGCGTTCACCAATGACGCCGCGGTCGCTCCGCCGCCGACCACCGCCTCGACCGCCGGCTCCACTCCGCCCCCGGCACCTCCGTCGACGACACCGACGCCGCAGGCGAACATCTCCATCGAGAACGGCACCAAGACCACGGGTCTGGCGCTGAAGGTCTCCGGCGCGCTGTTCGACGCCGGCATCCCGGTCAGCAAGACCGGGAACGGCGGCAACAACGTCCAGCACACGACCATCCGCTACGGCGCCGGCGAGGAAGCCCTGGCCAAGCAACTCCAGGCCAAGCTCGGGACCAAGACCGCTCCGACCGCGAGCAGCTCGGTCCCCAAGGGCAGCATCGTGGTGACCATCGGCTACGACTACAAGCTGCCGCCGGCTAAGACCAGCACCAGCACCAGCACGCCGAAGCCGGGCCAGCCGACCTCCACGTCGACCAGCACGTCCAGCGACAACTCCGCCGACTCCTCCGGGCTGAGCTCCGGCGCGGCGGTCGACATGTCGGGGTCGAAGAACGGCATCCCCTGCGTGTACTGA
- a CDS encoding SDR family oxidoreductase, producing the protein MLLEGKTVIVSGVGEGLGREVAQAAYDQGANVVLGARTEAKLAKAAAEFDSARVAHATTDITSDDDCRRLVALAVERFGGLDGLVNVAAMDQVFGGVSDADFADWRAVYEVNVVGTLQLSKAAIPHLARESGATTGIVHILSQSMWVPATEVMQAAYAASKGALLSATYGMAKELGPRRIRVNAVVPSWMWGPMVQGYVAWTASSQGIAEEQVLSSLTDRMALPEMASDGDVANAAVFMVSPYAGGITGQSLAVNAGDYLR; encoded by the coding sequence ATGTTGCTCGAAGGCAAGACGGTGATCGTGTCAGGGGTCGGCGAAGGTCTCGGGCGGGAGGTCGCGCAGGCGGCGTACGACCAGGGCGCGAACGTGGTGCTCGGCGCGCGGACGGAGGCGAAGCTGGCCAAGGCGGCGGCCGAGTTCGACAGCGCGCGCGTCGCCCACGCCACCACCGACATCACCTCCGACGACGACTGCCGGCGCCTGGTCGCCCTCGCGGTCGAGCGTTTCGGCGGGCTCGACGGGCTGGTCAACGTCGCCGCCATGGACCAGGTCTTCGGCGGGGTCAGCGATGCCGACTTCGCCGACTGGCGCGCCGTCTACGAGGTCAACGTCGTCGGCACCCTTCAGCTGAGCAAGGCCGCGATCCCGCACCTGGCCAGGGAATCCGGTGCCACCACCGGGATCGTGCACATCTTGTCGCAGTCGATGTGGGTGCCGGCGACCGAGGTCATGCAGGCCGCGTACGCCGCCTCGAAGGGCGCGCTGCTGTCCGCGACGTACGGCATGGCCAAGGAGCTCGGGCCGCGCCGCATCCGGGTCAACGCGGTCGTGCCGTCGTGGATGTGGGGACCGATGGTGCAGGGCTACGTGGCGTGGACCGCCTCGTCGCAGGGCATTGCCGAGGAGCAGGTGCTCTCCTCTCTCACCGACCGCATGGCGTTGCCGGAGATGGCCAGCGACGGCGACGTGGCGAACGCGGCGGTCTTCATGGTGTCCCCTTACGCCGGCGGGATCACCGGCCAGTCGTTGGCGGTCAACGCGGGCGACTACCTGCGCTGA
- a CDS encoding sensor domain-containing protein — protein sequence MRFGIKGGSIAVLTTAVLATAACSSSGQIGASGAGTSAPGSPAASTGKTAVTPPNTALAPSTSGASSANSTGSTSSSGGTTTGGKSLTTDQISANLLTDKDDPGYTYDASEDGTSVTDTQDVVSSGGGACQTFVDAENGLSTKYGTTAEVDRELTKSAEGHVIEDSVLAMPSPDKALAMVSDLSGSLQSCKKLSVAISGKPGSMELSAIPQLMKHGQAGYLNYLTVGGKTVLLTADLVQVGSAVSVVVLLGPVTNDKTELGQMGSTMGHLSDLQVARLKKAQGLG from the coding sequence ATGCGATTCGGGATCAAGGGCGGCTCTATAGCCGTCCTCACGACAGCTGTTCTTGCGACGGCGGCCTGTAGTAGTTCGGGGCAGATCGGTGCTTCGGGCGCCGGGACGAGTGCGCCGGGCTCGCCGGCCGCCTCGACGGGGAAGACAGCCGTTACGCCGCCGAACACGGCGCTCGCGCCGTCCACGTCCGGTGCGTCGTCCGCGAACAGCACTGGCAGCACCAGCAGCAGCGGCGGTACCACCACCGGCGGCAAGTCGCTGACGACCGACCAGATCAGCGCGAACCTGCTGACCGACAAGGACGACCCCGGCTACACCTACGACGCCTCGGAGGACGGCACCTCGGTCACCGACACCCAGGACGTCGTGTCGAGCGGGGGCGGCGCGTGCCAGACGTTCGTGGACGCCGAGAACGGTCTGTCCACGAAGTACGGCACGACGGCCGAGGTCGACCGTGAGCTCACCAAGAGCGCCGAGGGCCACGTGATCGAGGACTCGGTGCTGGCGATGCCGTCGCCGGACAAGGCGCTGGCGATGGTCTCCGACCTGTCCGGCAGCCTGCAGAGCTGCAAGAAGCTGTCCGTCGCCATCTCGGGCAAGCCGGGCTCCATGGAGCTCTCGGCCATCCCGCAGCTGATGAAGCACGGCCAGGCCGGCTACCTCAACTATCTGACCGTCGGCGGCAAGACCGTGCTGCTGACCGCCGATCTGGTCCAGGTCGGTTCGGCGGTGTCGGTGGTCGTGCTGCTCGGGCCGGTGACGAACGACAAGACGGAGCTGGGGCAGATGGGGTCGACGATGGGCCACCTGTCCGACCTCCAGGTCGCGCGGTTGAAGAAGGCCCAGGGTCTCGGCTGA
- a CDS encoding LLM class flavin-dependent oxidoreductase produces MEFGIFVQGHVPLTQLAADPDFEHTSLMNDIAIAKAADKAGFKYVWASEHHFLDEYSHLASNDVFLGYLAAATERIHLGSGIFNPLPQANHPVKVAEKVATLDHLSNGRFEFGTGRGAGSREILGLGLPDTAITKEIWAEVVREIPKMWLQDSYSYEGKWFSMPERNVLPKPWKKPHPPMWYAAGNAPSYEMAARMGLGVLGFSVGSPADAEAAVAAYKKAVPAAEPVGAYVNDNVMVTSSAVCLADGKRARRAASTMGMGRLQSLVFRYHDTFPRPDWIPAWPEVLPEPTVEEVEWRLRNGYLICGDPDEVLAQIKRYEATGIDQLTFGLPIQLSLADTLETIELIGRYVIPKLDKDPVHRTTRFRSAAAALGK; encoded by the coding sequence ATGGAGTTCGGCATCTTCGTCCAGGGCCACGTTCCGCTCACGCAGCTGGCCGCCGACCCGGACTTCGAGCACACCTCGCTGATGAACGACATCGCGATCGCCAAGGCGGCCGACAAGGCGGGCTTCAAGTACGTGTGGGCCTCCGAGCACCACTTCCTCGACGAGTACTCGCACCTGGCCAGCAACGACGTCTTCCTGGGCTACCTGGCCGCCGCGACCGAGCGGATCCACCTGGGCTCGGGCATCTTCAACCCGCTGCCGCAGGCCAACCACCCGGTGAAGGTGGCCGAGAAGGTCGCGACCCTGGACCACCTGTCCAACGGCCGGTTCGAGTTCGGGACCGGACGCGGCGCGGGCTCGCGGGAGATCCTGGGCCTCGGCCTGCCGGACACCGCGATCACCAAGGAGATCTGGGCCGAGGTGGTCCGCGAGATCCCCAAGATGTGGCTGCAGGACTCGTACTCCTACGAGGGCAAGTGGTTCTCGATGCCGGAGCGGAACGTTCTGCCCAAGCCGTGGAAGAAGCCGCATCCGCCGATGTGGTACGCCGCCGGGAACGCGCCGTCGTATGAGATGGCGGCGCGGATGGGGCTCGGCGTGCTGGGCTTCTCGGTCGGCTCCCCGGCCGACGCCGAGGCCGCCGTCGCGGCGTACAAGAAGGCGGTCCCGGCGGCCGAGCCGGTCGGCGCGTACGTCAACGACAACGTGATGGTGACGTCCTCGGCGGTCTGCCTGGCCGACGGCAAGCGGGCCCGGCGCGCGGCCAGCACGATGGGCATGGGACGGCTGCAGTCGCTGGTGTTCCGCTACCACGACACGTTCCCGCGTCCGGACTGGATCCCGGCCTGGCCCGAGGTGCTGCCGGAGCCGACCGTGGAGGAGGTCGAGTGGCGGCTGCGCAACGGCTACCTGATCTGCGGCGACCCGGACGAGGTGCTGGCGCAGATCAAGCGCTACGAGGCGACCGGGATCGACCAGCTGACCTTCGGCCTGCCGATCCAGCTCTCGCTCGCCGACACGCTGGAGACGATCGAGCTGATCGGGCGGTACGTGATCCCCAAACTGGACAAGGATCCGGTACACCGGACCACGCGGTTCCGCAGTGCCGCCGCGGCGCTGGGTAAGTGA